One segment of Antennarius striatus isolate MH-2024 chromosome 5, ASM4005453v1, whole genome shotgun sequence DNA contains the following:
- the itpr1a gene encoding inositol 1,4,5-trisphosphate-gated calcium channel ITPR1 isoform X3: MVGVKVVQHDPCRGGAGYWNSLFRFKHLATGHYLAAEVNPEYEDECLESRPSLELEQEALRARLRNIQDKVMYTLVSVPDGNDISSIFELDPTTLRGGDSLVPRNSYVRLRHLCTNTWVHSTNQPIDKEEEKPVMLRIGTSALKEDKEAFAIVPVSPAEVRDLDFANDASKVLASIAGKLEKGTITQNERRAVTKLLEDLVFFVVDIPNNGQDVLEIMVNKPNRERQKLMREQNILKQIFKLLQAPFMDSGDGPMLRLEELADQRHAPFRHICRLCYRVLRHSQQDYRKNQEYIAKQFRFMQKQIGYDVLAEDTITALLHNNRKLLEKHITAAEIDTFVSLVRKNREPRFLDYLSDLCVSMNKSIPVTQELICNAVLDPANADILIETKLVLSRFEIEGALLGENSEESEEDEEEVWLFWKDNNQEIRSKSVRELAQDAKEGQKVDQEVISYYRYQLNLFARMCLDRQYLAINKISGQLDVDLILRCMSDEDLPYDLRASFCRMMLHMHVDRDPQEQVTPVKYARLWSEIPSEIAIDDYDNDGTSKDEIKERFSQTMEFVENYLRDVVCQSFPFADKEKNKLTFEVVNLARNLIYFGFYNFSDLLRLTKILLAILDCVHVNTIFPFNKLDKGDESKGSNVIRSIHGVGELMSQVVLRGGGFLPSTLNNSTTGDTVKTQTEPEKQDILVMDTKLKIIEILQFILNVRLDYRISCLLSIFKREFDESNSQSELCITGVVEGPNNMPGALDFEHIEEQAEGIFGGSEENTPLDLDDHGGRTFLRVLLHLTMHDYPPLVSRALHLLFRHFSQRQEVLQAFKQVQLLVTSQDVENYKQIKSDLDQLRSIVEKSELWVYKRQGSDEGMDAGEGLATEAEHKQSESGNTDKPKKAESTSSYNYRVVKEILLRLSKLCVQEGLSGRKSRKQQQRLLRNMGAHSVVLELLQIPYEKGEDLRMQDIMKLAHEFLQNFCAGNQQNQALLHKHINLFLNPGILEAITMQHIFMNNFQLCSEINERVVQHFVHCIETHGRNVQYLKFLQTIVKAENKFIKKCQDIVMAELVNAGEDVLVFYNDRASFQTLVQMMRSERDRMDENSPLMYHIHLVELLAVCTEGKNVYTEIKCNSLLPLDDIVRVVTHEDCIPEVKIAYINFLNHCYVDTEVEMKEIYTSNHMWKLFENFLVDICRVCNNTSDRKHADAVLERYVTETVMSIVTTFFSSPFSDQSTSLQTRQPVFVQLLQAVFRVYHCNWLIPLQKGSVENCIKVLSDVAKSRAIAIPVDLDNQVNNLFVKSNNIVQKTAMSWRISARNAARRDSGVAASRDYRNIIERLQDIVSALEDRLRPLVQAELSVLVDVLHRPELLFPENTDSRKKCESGGFICKLIKHTKQLLEENEERLCIKVLQTLREMMTKDRGYGEKGEALRQILVNRYYGNFHRSGGRRDSLTSFSNGPLSPVGPSKHQSALGVPGGLSRGEMSLTEVQCHLDKEGASDLVIDLIMNTTSDRVFQESILLAIALLEGGNTTIQRSFFCRLTEDKKSEKFFRVFYDRMKLAQLEIKATVTVNTSDLGNKKRDDESQDKDVPIRKKARDSTVVMTEDVKEQLLEASSATKKAFNSYRREADPEDHFNSADGQPSSGDRNQDEGEISFVIIIMQPILRFLQLLCENHNRDLQNFLRCQNNKNNYNLVCETLQFLDCICGSTTGGLGLLGLYINEKNVALINQTLESLTEYCQGPCHENQNCIATHESNGIDIIIALILNDINPLGKKQMDLVLELKNNASKLLLAIMESRHDSENAERILYNMRPKELVEVIKKAYLQGEVEFEGTKEEEDNGEEEEHDAASPRNVGHNIYILAHQLARHNKELSVMLRPGGTSGEGDEALECYAKHTAQIEIVRQDRTMEEIVFPVPNICEFLTTESKLRIYYTTERDEQGSKINDFFLRAEDLFNEMNWQKKLRAQPVLYWCSRNMSVWSNVSFNLAVLMNLLVCFFYPLEGVHGVVLDPHLSALLWMGVLATLVIVIIMPQPLGIRALVIITILRLIFSVGLEPTLFLLGAFNVCNKIIFLISFVGNRGTFTRGYKAMVLDFEFLYHLLYLIICCLGVFGHVFFYSLLLFDLVYREETLLNVIKSVTRNGRSIVLTAVLALILVYLFSIVGYIFFKDDFILGVDRVPNTTLKDGASLAGEFLSVGTCQEGANENCTMGDLQEVSHLGDNSKEDGDKERTCDSLLMCIVTVLSHGLRSGGGVGDVLRKPSKEEPLFAARVIYDLLFFFMVIIIVLNLIFGVIIDTFADLRSEKQKKEEVLKTTCFICGLERDKFDNKTVTFEEHIKEEHNMWHYLFFIVLVKVKDSTEYTGPESYVAEMIKEHNLDWFPRMRAMSLVSSDGEGEQNEIRNLQEKLESTMRLVSNLSGQLTELKEQMTEQRKQKQRIGLLGHPPHMNINPQQPA; encoded by the exons ATGGTTGGCGTGAAG GTTGTTCAACACGATCCATGTCGAGGTGGAGCCGGCTACTGGAACAGTTTGTTCAGGTTCAAGCACCTGGCCACTGGACACTACCTGgctgcagag GTGAATCCAGAATACGAAGATGAGTGCCTGGAGTCCCGCCCCTCA CTGGAGTTGGAGCAGGAGGCCCTACGGGCCCGTTTGAGAAATATCCAGGACAAAGTCATGTACACCCTCGTCTCTGTGCCTGATGGAAACGACATCTCTTCCATTTTTGAGCTGGATCCTACCACATTAAGGGGGGGGGACTCGCTGGTACCCAG GAACTCGTATGTGCGCCTTAGACATCTGTGTACAAACACATGGGTTCACAGCACCAACCAACCTATtgacaaagaggaggaaaaaccaGTCATGCTGCGA ATTGGAACATCTGCCTTGAAAGAGGATAAAGAGGCTTTTGCTATTGTGCCTGTCTCCCCGGCTGAAGTGAGAGACCTTGATTTTGCTAACGATGCCAGTAAAGTTCTGGCCTCCATCGCTGGAAAGCTGGAGAAAGGCACCATCACGCAGAATGAGAGGAG GGCAGTCACCAAGCTTCTGGAGGATCTGGTGTTCTTTGTGGTGGATATTCCCAACAATGGACAGGATGTTCTTGAGATCATGGTCAACAAACCAAACAGGGAACGACAGAAACTCATGAGAGAGCAGAATATCCTCAAGCAG ATCTTCAAGCTGCTGCAGGCTCCTTTCATGGACAGCGGAGACGGGCCCATGCTGCGACTGGAGGAGCTTGCCGACCAGCGCCATGCTCCCTTCAGACACATCTGTCGACTGTGTTACCGGGTTTTGCGTCACTCTCAGCAAGACTACCGCAAGAATCAG GAGTATATCGCCAAGCAGTTCCGCTTTATGCAGAAACAGATTGGTTACGATGTCCTGGCTGAGGACACAATCACAGCTCTGCTCCACAACAACCGCAAGCTCCTGGAGAAACACATCACCGCTGCAGAGATTGACACATTTGTTAGCCTGGTCCGTAAGAACCGTGAGCCCAG GTTCCTGGACTACTTGTCAGACTTGTGTGTGTCGATGAACAAGTCCATCCCTGTGACGCAGGAGCTCATCTGTAACGCAGTGCTGGATCCAGCCAACGCAGACATCCTCATCGAAACCAA ACTTGTGCTCTCCAGATTTGAGATTGAGGGAGCGCTGCTTGGAGAGAACTCTGAGGAGtctgaggaggatgaggaggaggtgtggtTGTTCTGGAAAGACAACAATCAAGAGATAAGAAGTAAAAGCGTCAGAGAACTGGCCCAGGATGCCAAGGAGGGCCAGAAGGTGGACCAGGAGGTCATCAGTTATTACAG GTATCAGCTGAACCTGTTTGCCAGGATGTGTTTGGACCGACAGTACCTGGCGATCAACAAGATATCTGGCCAGCTGGATGTGGACTTGATCTTGCGCTGCATGTCGGATGAGGACCTCCCATACGACCTGCGAGCCTCCTTCTGTCGTATGATGCTGCACATGCATGTGGACCGCGACCCTCAGGAGCAGGTGACGCCTGTCAAATATGCTCGACTCTGGTCCGAGATCCCTTCAGAGATCGCCATTGATGA CTATGACAACGATGGCACATCCAAGGATGAAATCAAGGAGCGATTCTCTCAGACCATGGAATTTGTTGAAAACTATCTGAGAGATGTGGTGTGTCAGAGCTTCCCTTTTGCTGATAAAGAGAAGAACAAGCTCACCTTTGAG GTGGTGAATCTGGCCAGGAACTTGATTTATTTCGGCTTCTACAACTTCAGTGACCTGCTGAGATTAACCAAGATCCTACTGGCTATTCTGGACTGTGTCCATGTCAACACTATATTCCCTTTCAACAAGCTGGACAAAGGAGATGAGAGTAAAG GCAGTAATGTGATCAGGTCCATTCATGGTGTAGGAGAGCTAATGTCCCAGGTAGTCCTGAGAGGAGGAGGCTTCCTTCCTTCAACTTTAAACAACAGCACCACCGGAGACACAGTTAAGACCCAGACTGAGCCTGAGAAACAGGATATCCTGGTCATGGACACCAAGCTGAAGATAATTGAGATCCTACAG TTCATCCTGAATGTGCGCCTGGACTACAGGATCTCATGTCTGCTCTCTATATTTAAGAGGGAGTTTGATGAAAGCAATTCCCAGAGCGAGTTATGTATAACTGGAGTAGTGGAAGGTCCCAACAATATGCCAG gagCTTTGGATTTTGAGCACATAGAAGAACAGGCAGAGGGGATATTTGGTGGAAG TGAAGAGAACACCCCCCTGGACCTGGATGATCATGGGGGCCGCACCTTCTTGAGGGTTTTGCTCCACCTAACCATGCATGATTATCCTCCTCTGGTGTCCAGAGCCCTTCACCTGCTCTTCAGGCACTTCAGCCAGAGGCAGGAGGTTTTACAGGCCTTTAAGCAG GTACAGCTACTGGTCACCAGCCAAGACGTGGAAAATTACAAGCAAATCAAGTCAGATCTTGACCAACTGCGCTCTATTGTAGAGAAGTCTGAGCTCTGGGTGTACAAGAGGCAGGGGTCGGACGAGGGAATGGATGCAGGGGAGGGTCTCGCCACAGAGGCAGAGCATAAACAG AGTGAATCAGGAAACACAGACAAGCCAAAGAAAGCAGAGAGTACCAGCAGTTACAACTACAGGGTGGTGAAGGAG ATCCTGCTGCGACTCAGCAAGCTGTGTGTCCAAGAAGGCCTGTCGGGTAGGAAGAgcaggaaacagcagcagaggctACTGAGAAACATGGGGGCTCACTCTGTTGTCCTCGAGCTCCTTCAGATTCCCTATGAGAAG GGAGAAGATTTGCGTATGCAGGATATCATGAAGCTAGCCCATGAGTTTCTGCAGAATTTCTGCGCAGGAAACCAGCAGAACCAAGCCCTTCTACACAAGCACATCAATCTGTTCCTCAACCCAGGG ATTTTAGAAGCCATCACCATGCAGCATATATTCATGAACAACTTCCAACTGTGCAGTGAAATTAATGAGCGTGTGGTTCAGCACTTTGTCCACTGCATTGAAACACATGGCCGCAACGTGCAGTACCTCAAATTTCTTCAGACAATCGTCAAAGCAGAGAATAAATTCATCAAAAAGTGTCAAGACATCGTCATGGCGGAG CTAGTGAACGCTGGTGAGGATGTGCTGGTCTTCTACAACGATCGCGCCTCTTTCCAGACACTGGTGCAGATGATGCGATCGGAGCGGGATCGCATGGATGAGAACAGTCCACTGATGTACCACATCCACCTGGTGGAACTACTGGCTGTTTGCACCGAGGGAAAGAACGTCTACACAGAGATCAAATGTAACTCCCTGTTACCGCTGGATGACATAGTGCGCGTGGTCACCCATGAGGACTGCATCCCTGAG GTGAAGATTGCCTATATCAACTTTTTGAACCACTGCTATGTGGACACAGAGGTGGAAATGAAGGAGATCTACACCTCCAACCACATGTGGAAACTCTTTGAGAACTTTCTAGTTGACATCTGCAGA GTATGCAATAATACGAGTGACCGCAAACATGCGGATGCCGTTCTGGAGCGTTACGTGACGGAGACCGTTATGAGCATCGTAACGACTTTCTTCAGCTCACCGTTCTCTGATCAGAGCACCAGCCTGCAG ACCAGGCAGCCAGTGTTTGTCCAGCTGTTACAGGCAGTGTTCAGAGTCTACCATTGTAATTGGTTGATCCCACTCCAGAAGGGTTCTGTGGAGAACTGCATTAAGGTGCTGTCTGATGTCG CCAAAAGCAGAGCGATAGCCATCCCTGTCGACCTGGACAACCAGGTGAACAACCTCTTTGTGAAATCCAACAATATTGTACAGAAAACAGCCATGAGTTGGAGGATTTCAGCTCGCAACGCTGCCCGCAGAGACTCTGGGGTGGCTGCTTCACGGGACTATAGGAACATCATTGAGAGGCTACAG GACATCGTGTCGGCTCTGGAGGACCGTCTGCGTCCACTGGTTCAAGCTGAATTGTCAGTTCTAGTCGACGTGCTGCACCGGCCTGAACTGCTCTTCCCTGAAAATACTGATTCACGCAAAAAATGTGAAAGTGGTGGTTTCATTTGCAA GCTGATCAAACACACCAAGCAGCTACTTGAGGAAAATGAGGAGAGGCTGTGCATCAAAGTTCTGCAAACACTTCGAGAGATGATGACAAAAGACCGAGGTTATGGAGAGAAG GGCGAGGCACTGAGACAGATTCTGGTGAATCGTTACTATGGCAACTTCCATCGAAGTGGTGGGCGAAGGGACAGCCTTACATCATTTAGCAATGGCCCCCTCAGTCCGGTAGGACCGAGCAAACACCAATCAG CTTTAGGGGTTCCTGGGGGTTTGAGTCGAGGGGAGATGAGCCTGACAGAGGTGCAGTGCCACCTGGATAAAGAGGGAGCCTCTGACCTGGTTATTGACCTCATCATGAACACCACCAGTGACCGAGTCTTTCAAGAGAGTATCCTCCTGGCTATTGCATTGTTGGAAGGTGGGAATACCACCATCCAG CGATCATTTTTTTGCCGTTTGACAGAAGACAAGAAATCAGAAAAGTTCTTTCGGGTCTTTTATGACCGGATGAAACTGGCCCAGCTGGAAATCAAAGCCACAGTGACGGTAAACACCAGTGATCTTGGAAACAAGAAGCGAGATGATGAAAGTCAGGACAAAGACGTCCCTATTCGCAAAAAAG CCAGAGACTCAACAGTGGTCATGACAGAGGATGTGAAAGAGCAACTATTAGAGGCTTCATCCGCCACCAAGAAGGCTTTCAACTCCTACCGTCGTGAGGCGGACCCAGAGGACCACTTCAACTCGGCCGATGGTCAGCCCAGCAGTGGGGACAGGAACCAAGATGAGGGAGAAATTAGTTTTGTCATTATTATCATGCAGCCTATCCTTcgcttcctccagctcctttgTGAGAATCACAACCGTGACCTACAG AACTTCCTTCGCTgtcaaaacaacaagaacaactaCAACCTGGTGTGTGAGACTCTGCAGTTCTTAGACTGCATTTGTGGCAGCACCACAGGAGGCCTGGGTCTACTGGGCTTGTACATTAATGAGAAGAATGTTGCCCTCATCAACCAAACCCTGGAAAGCCTGACAGAGTACTGCCAAGGTCCCTGTCATGAAAACCAG AATTGCATTGCCACTCATGAGTCCAATGGAATCGACATAATCATTGCCCTGATCCTTAATGACATCAATCCATTAGGGAAAAAGCAGATGGACTTGGTGTTGGAGCTCAAG AACAATGCATCCAAGCTTCTGCTTGCCATCATGGAAAGTCGTCACGACAGCGAGAATGCAGAAAGAATCCTGTACAATATGAGGCCTAAAGAGCTG GTGGAGGTGATAAAGAAAGCCTACCTGCAGGGAGAGGTGGAGTTCGAGGGcacaaaggaggaggaggacaacggggaagaggaggaacatgATGCTGCTTCCCCCCGAAATGTTGGacacaacatttacattttagctCACCAG TTGGCCCGTCACAATAAGGAGCTGTCCGTCATGCTAAGACCAGGAGGAACCAGTGGCGAGGGAGATGAGGCCTTGGAGTGCTACGCCAAACATACTGCTCAAATAGAG ATTGTACGTCAGGACCGCACCATGGAGGAGATCGTGTTCCCCGTGCCCAACATCTGTGAGTTCCTGACCACAGAGTCAAAGCTGCGGATCTACTACACCACAGAGAGAGACGAGCAGGGCAGCAAGATCAACGACTTCTTCCTGCGAGCTGAGGACCTCTTCAACGAGATGAACTGGCAGAAGAAGCTCAGAG CCCAGCCGGTGCTGTACTGGTGCTCCAGGAACATGTCTGTGTGGAGTAACGTTTCCTTCAACCTGGCTGTGCTCATGAACCTGCTTGTCTGCTTCTTCTACCCACTGGAAGGGGTCCATGGAG TTGTACTGGATCCTCACCTGTCTGCGCTGCTGTGGATGGGAGTCTTGGCCACGCTGGTCATAGTCATCATCATGCCCCAGCCGCTGGGCATCCGTGCCcttgtcatcatcaccattcTACGTCTAATCTTCTCCGTTGGCCTAGAGCCCACACTCTTCCTGTTGGGCGCCTTCAAT GTGTGTAATAAAATCATCTTCCTGATAAGCTTCGTGGGGAACCGAGGAACCTTCACACGAGGCTACAAAGCCATGGTGTTGGACTTTGAGTTCCTCTACCACCTCCTCTACCTCATCATCTGCTGCCTGGGGGTTTTTGGCCATGTCTTCTTCTACAGTCTTTTG CTGTTCGACCTCGTCTACAGAGAAGAAACTCTGCTCAACGTAATCAAGAGTGTCACCCGTAACGGACGCTCCATTGTGCTCACAGCCGTGCTGGCTCTCATCCTGGTCTACCTGTTCTCCATTGTCGGCTACATTTTCTTTAAGGATGACTTCATCCTGGGGGTGGATCGTGTCCCCAACACGACTCTGA AAGATGGAGCCAGTCTGGCTGGTGAATTTCTGTCTGTGGGGACGTGTCAGGAAGGGGCCAATGAGAACTGCACTATGGGAGACTTGCAGGAAG TGTCACATTTGGGGGACAATAGCAAGGAGGATGGAGACAAGGAGAGAACGTGTGACTCTCTGCTCATGTGTATCGTCACTGTTCTGAGTCATGGCTTGAGGAGTGGAGGTGGTGTAGGGGATGTTCTTCGCAAGCCTTCCAAGgag GAGCCCCTCTTTGCAGCCAGAGTGATATATGACTTGCTGTTCTTCTTCATGGTCATCATCATTGTCCTCAACCTCATTTTTGGTGTCATCATTGACACCTTTGCGGACCTAAGGAGtgagaaacagaagaaagaagaagtccTGAAGACCACATGTTTCATCTGCG GCCTGGAGCGGGACAAGTTTGACAACAAGACGGTGACGTTTGAGGAGCACATTAAAGAAGAGCACAACATGTGGCACTACCTGTTCTTTATTGTGCTGGTTAAAGTCAAAGATTCTACTGAATACACAGGCCCTGAGAGCTATGTGGCTGAAATGATCAAG GAACACAACCTGGACTGGTTCCCACGGATGCGAGCCATGTCGCTGGTGAGCAGCGACGGAGAGGGGGAGCAGAATGAAATCAGGAACctgcaggagaagctggagTCCACCATGAGGCTGGTGTCCAACCTGTCTGGACAGCTGACGGAGCTCAAGGAGCAG ATGACGGAGCAGAGGAAACAGAAGCAACGCATTGGTCTTCTTGGTCATCCGCCTCACATGAACATCAATCCCCAGCAGCCTGCCTGA